One stretch of Lysobacterales bacterium DNA includes these proteins:
- a CDS encoding chemotaxis protein CheW, with amino-acid sequence MEKQAEIRGLMITVTNGRVLLPNANVTEIITYSTPEPIENAPPWLLGRTRWRGWRVPLVSFSMLTGLAAKEGGVNAKVTVLKALGGNPKMPFLAMVAQGFPRLTTISAETMVAAGEGEEHAVGIAHTVLVRDDHAIVPDLVGIERLISDAIAA; translated from the coding sequence ATGGAAAAGCAGGCCGAAATCCGCGGATTGATGATCACGGTGACCAACGGGCGCGTGCTGCTGCCCAACGCCAACGTGACCGAGATCATCACCTACTCGACGCCAGAGCCGATCGAGAACGCGCCGCCGTGGCTGCTCGGCCGCACCCGTTGGCGCGGCTGGCGTGTGCCGCTGGTGTCGTTCTCGATGTTGACCGGGCTGGCGGCGAAGGAAGGCGGTGTCAACGCCAAGGTCACCGTGCTCAAGGCCCTGGGCGGTAATCCGAAGATGCCGTTCCTGGCGATGGTGGCGCAGGGCTTTCCGCGTCTGACCACGATTTCGGCGGAGACCATGGTCGCGGCTGGCGAGGGCGAGGAACACGCAGTCGGTATCGCCCACACCGTGCTGGTGCGTGATGATCACGCCATCGTGCCCGACCTGGTCGGGATCGAGCGCCTGATCAGCGACGCCATCGCCGCCTGA